The Culex quinquefasciatus strain JHB chromosome 2, VPISU_Cqui_1.0_pri_paternal, whole genome shotgun sequence genome contains the following window.
gggggggggcaaaaaataaaaaaaatataaaaatttaaataacaagccatagtcttcacatttaaatgaaaaaagtgttttaaaatgcattttacactagtttagttgttttgcaatcattagttttcaaaaaaatctaagatctgacaaaaaccaaaattgtatcgaaaaaaaaggttttgcatcgaaaattttcaaaaaatcttaagattttttaataaacccaaacatgctaaaaatgattttaaacgcagaagaatgtattttaatttgatttcagttggttgcaattgaattttcattgaaattttgaagtttattgtaaaaatattttttttgccccctgatttttcgggccaattttgaagggggggggggtgacaaaaacttttaaaaatatttgtaccagccttaacggtttctttttattcaaatttttgttattatttcgaGTTCTTAAACacatattttatgtcaaaatttcatgctttttatgttttattaaaaataaataactaatatagaaaattttattgaaatattgacaTCGGAAAACAAAGTTTTAACTTAGTAGAAATGTCACACAtatgaagaaaaaattaaaatgtaaagcTAAAACTTTTAACCACAAATTAATTTCTTTATGAAACAATATGAAtaaaacagtaatttttaaagaaatatgtaAGGGAGGTTgccataaaaaatgattttttgtctaTGTGTTTCATTTAATTTCAATGATGAAAaactttctagaaaaaaatgattatgaTTATGAGCCAATTCTTCACTTTAAAATTAAaggtttatattttcaaaaaaatcaacaaattcttaaaaactttgcaacaaataatagtttttttaaacttcatcacaCCTCTTGAATGAgctttaaaaaactaattttgggcattttcaaatgttgggctAGATTTTCAAATCCTAAAATATTGTTTACAGAAAAAAGGCAGAATATTTCACagatgtaccgtaaaccggggtgactttgataggatttcaatttgtttttagaatattttccaacaggcaagggttttctcaagattatttttttaaacatgtactggggtaggtcacacaaagtccatgcactattttgaaaaaaaaaaacaagttttttcaatagtgtttagaaaaatagttacgttaacaAATTTTAGATTAAATTCCTGGGTGAATTTGATAATCatagtttttcaattaaaatcatattgaagatgttcaaacaatatttgtacgttaaatataCTATCACTGAAGTAGCTgatttagtttttaagaaaaaaatcaatgtttcatttagttaactaagtttataagcttttaacaaaatacaaataaattttaggtaaaattattaaaaagtcagaattttgcctgaaatttgttgaaactagttttatttataaaattatcgattaatattacattttatactaaattctaagcacgaatcacaagttttcacactttgcatgaaatttgttcaactgaaattgcctacaAACATGGAGTTTTATTTAAGTTGTGTTTCagaaacacacatttttttaaatttacaaacttatttgaccttctcctagtggaaattgtccaaagaatctgaaaagcattccgttttccgattcaaaatcatattcattgagaaaatcatgacactttgggatgtttaaaataataaaaaaacattttcttaactataacgaactaactatttaaactttttaaaatgttatgaacagttcttcttgaggtactttgaacacttctctaccacggtcggTATGATTCCAAACCATTCCCTACggattttaattgtactcttcactttgcggaaaaatcgcaaacctttcaaagtcaccccgttttacgataTCATGTTTCAACATTCAAGATCGAACAAATAGTTTTAGGAATATCACGAGTTGAAAAATTGGGGGTAAAAaggattttattaaatatatATAAGTTATTCAATCAATTCTGATGACAACTCATAATGCAAGATAGttgcacaatattttgaaattcgatTTTATGATGATCTGTGTATTAAGAAATCATTGTCATTTTGACTTccaattgttgttgttttttaagtATGTAAGGAAAATCCAACTATAGATGAGTTTATTTCCGTTTTGACtaattatttgtttgttattTAAATGATTGGGAAATTCAAGTAAATAAAAGATCCCATCATTTGTTTAATTTCTTTCTTTTTGTAAACCTAACAATTTTGTAGTAACATCAATTTACATTTCTACGTATGTTCTCGCATAATTTGGACTTAtagttttgagttgtttttttattggtgaataattcGATTAATAAAACATGTTTAACTATTCAAAGCATTCTGAAGCAATAAATTCCAAAGAAATTGCTTGCCTGAGAAATTACCATTGTGACTCATTTCGAATGCCTGAACTGTACAAGAAACATTACACAATTGTTCGAAATTAGGATGAGTAATTGATTCTAGGCCCCGTTCCTACCATAAATACATTCTGCCAATGCATCGCAAATTTAGTGGCTGCTCCGCAGTGGCAACCAACGGTTGCACCACTCCAACATCCCATCCCAACATGGCGGCGTCCAACCGGAAAACGAAGAACCCACCCTCCACCGTGCCGGAAATTCAGCAGCTACGCAACGAGACAACAAACCTGACCCGTCAACTGCGCGCAGAAATGACCACCATCCTGGAAGCGATTGCCGAAATGAAGGAGTTCCAGGGCTTTCTGTCCGAACAACTGGACCAGCTGCGGCAGGACGTGAACCGACTGTCCAAGGACCAACGCTCGATCAAGACATCGCTGGACACCTCGCAGGCCGTGAATCGCCAGGTCGCCAGCAACATTGAGCAGCTGGAAGCGGAAGTCGAGCGAACCAAACGCGCTAGGAATGTGATGATTCTCGGATATCCTACCACGGCGAAGGAGGACACCGTCCAGGTTGTTCTCAAAATAGCCGCGGTTTTGGGATGTTCGGTGCCACGCGGGGCCGTCGAAGAAGCTAGACGACTTCCCGGTGCAAGAACGCAGCCGATTCGGGTGGTGTTTGGTGGCGAACGGTACAAGCGGGAGCTGCTGCAGAGCGCCAAGAGCTTTGGGCAACTGAAGTTGAGTATGGTGGATTCTTCGATTGCCGGAAGTTGGGAGATCTTCGTGCGCGATGATACGCCACGGTCTGGACTGCGGAAAGGTCTGGGCAGTTTGGGCAGTGTGTGTTCGAAGTAAACGACTgtgatatttagaaaaaaagaaacataaaaagtTGATGAATAGAAcatcatttaaaaacaaacattcagCAAGTAGTACTCTCAATAATCCGAAATtgatatatgttttttttttttaataaaatgtttatatttatattgtCTCAAAGGAAGCCCTTTTGAAAATGGAGCTATGATTATtattgttacttttcaaaacatcataaaattttaaatcaatttgtaattttgtttaattttgattaagtgtacTCTTTTCAAGCAACGGAcaaatgtatgattttttatataCCTGAGCATGGGTTAAATATCAAgtgaaatgcgtaataatacctttcgctggtatcaataccaaattttgatattcttggaccctttaaaatttatcTTACACAAGTGAAAaatttggtatcataccaatttaaggtattgttttaatattgcaaaattgcagaatttgtcaatgatcagacaccacattttggtattcttttggtatttcagtattttatcaaattcctcacAAACTATGGGAACATTTTGACCAATATTGataagataattaattttgccctaaaattatgtctcaaagcgaaaatttcaaacccgattttaaaaagttttgatgtaccccctaaagaaatgacttaaaattgagGAAATTTTTAAGTCaggataccacattttggtaattttttggtattaagtattttatgaatttcttcagaaactatgggaaaattttgatcaaGGTTATAAATTTTGCGCTTAAAAGATGTCTAAGAGcaaatgcaaaacaaaatcaaaaatttcaaacttgatttaaaaaaaatatataaaccccctaaagaaatgacttgaaattgaggATAATTTTCTTAGTCaggataccaaattttggtattattttggtattacattATTACAATTTCTTCTGAAACTATGTgagaattttgatcaattttgacaaggtcatttttttgcgctaaaataatttgaaaaccaaaaatgttaaaaatgattttttaaatttttgatatacccactaagaaaattttgaaatcgttGAAATGTCCCTAAGtcggaaaaaaatactttgattaaCGAGTCAATCCataataatattgaatttttggagattggaatccagtttcatttcaataacatttatttttcagaagtttcaagaacttcaaggaTATGCCGTTCATCAATAACAAATGTATTCGATGAGGCGAAGAATATCActgagaacaacatggaatcatcaggtgagtagattttgcTGTTGCATATGTAGCATTGTGatatcattttcgttttttttttcgctaattgCAACTGCTATACTAAAATGAccttttttaccaaattttgatattactTTTCAAATTACAGCGACCAAAATATGCTCTTGGTTGCCCGGTATtaaatggtaaaataccatgaaatcataccaaaatcatgttagtggaagaccacaggaataccaaaaacTGATGTTACAAGGGCGTGCccaagcagacggaaataacgtgggaataacattttttgatatttgaaaatactaggcctgtaacattttatgttatttataacaagatttgttattcgccgttatgattttcttgttattggattgttattgtaataacaaactaataacattttcagttatttttcgaacaaatctttgttattattttttttttatttcaacaactaatcttccataacaaaaaatgttattccaaactTGTGTTGGCTATCAGCATGGTTTTAATTAGAAGATGAAAActgcataaaaaaatgtagaGTTTAGTATATAAACAGGAACTTGTAAATCGATCAACAAGTTTGATTACATGCGGTTAGTAGAGAAGTTTGGTTGATTAAATATATCATAATTTGATCAGTGATTCAGCTTTCCATAATACTATCATTTAAGTCACGTTCGAGTAATTTTATTAAACTACTCCTGGCGGAGATCCATCAGTTCACAAACTGAAAGGATGAGCATCAGTTCTAATAAAATGATACAACAATGGTTCATCCTCATCATCTTTGTATGGAACTTCTCATCGAATATGGTAAGTTTATCAAGTTATTAgcaaattttgtatgttttttttttatttttttattttttttaaacaaaaaggcTATAATTACTGTTGATTTTGACGAAGATATACGTGAGTGCGGAAATGGGATGCCGATACCAGATGTGGATCTGTCCCAGTTTAGCATACTGCCCCAAGATGATGGAACCATGGTGGTGAATGGAACGGTCAAGATTATTAACGGTTTCGGGAATCCTACCAGGGTGGGTGGCACAAGCTGGAATATCTCTAGTAAAATAATACCCGCTTCTTTATAGTGGAACATGTATTCTAAGCGACAGGAGCAAGGCAAATGGAACCCTGGAATAA
Protein-coding sequences here:
- the LOC6033252 gene encoding uncharacterized protein LOC6033252; translation: MSISSNKMIQQWFILIIFVWNFSSNMAIITVDFDEDIRECGNGMPIPDVDLSQFSILPQDDGTMVVNGTVKIINGFGNPTRWNMYSKRQEQGKWNPGIISRDIPNFCAVLQLQTESWYQFTKHLKQGHCPIKAGYSESFDNLNIGNVASAFEIPAAFIGDWRIYNEITTFRNGRLEKECYMVPATIAEV